One Sagittula sp. P11 DNA window includes the following coding sequences:
- a CDS encoding SHOCT domain-containing protein, producing the protein MKLNALILPLLASLPASMAQADGPGSWTGHMWGSGYGFMGGFMMLAFWGALIALVVFLVFRLRDNGTRPPDSDAQEALRRRFANGEIDEEEFRRRKATLDE; encoded by the coding sequence ATGAAACTGAACGCGTTGATCCTGCCGTTGCTGGCCAGCTTGCCCGCCAGCATGGCGCAGGCTGATGGACCAGGCTCCTGGACGGGGCACATGTGGGGCAGTGGCTATGGCTTTATGGGCGGCTTCATGATGCTCGCCTTCTGGGGTGCGCTGATCGCATTGGTGGTGTTTCTGGTGTTCAGGCTGCGGGACAATGGCACCCGTCCCCCGGACTCGGACGCGCAGGAAGCGCTCAGGCGCCGCTTTGCAAATGGGGAAATCGACGAAGAAGAGTTCCGTCGCCGCAAAGCAACGCTCGACGAATAG
- a CDS encoding ATP-binding protein has product MRRAMRSLSGKLILLVVAALVVAQVISLFLFADERSLAIRAALGFEAAGRAANVARLIEEAPLDLQDSILRAANSPLIRFDLSDAPIVDHTGHSDGGIVEARIRALMDDSYSRDIRVELHEVEGELRPLPNLSDEMTEMHLAMMRGELTAVEMNLSIAIKGARWLNVGTRFERPPIQWPFYSMLTFGISAGLLLVAIFWFVMTRLTRPLRHLSKAADHLGRGEDVGELAVTGPTEVRDLTVAFNRMQRRLTRFVSDRTRMLAALGHDLRSPLTAMRVRAELVDEEETRDSLIASVEEMQSMVEATLTFARGLTGSEGAEVVDLRNFLDSLCSDMAAHCTFAPSDDVAVRLRPNAFRRALRNLLENAVRYGGAAKVSWATHGSNLVLNIDDNGPGIPVDQLEKVFDPFYRLEQSRSLETGGYGLGLSIARTIVQSHGGDIQLVNQNSAGLRAVVTIPLDETELIEGETDETERVDPAVAGQLARQHGAG; this is encoded by the coding sequence ATGCGCCGTGCGATGAGATCTCTGAGCGGCAAATTGATCCTGCTTGTGGTCGCGGCACTTGTCGTGGCCCAGGTGATCAGCCTGTTCCTGTTCGCCGACGAGCGCAGCCTTGCGATCCGTGCAGCTTTAGGATTCGAGGCCGCGGGTCGCGCAGCGAATGTCGCGCGGTTGATCGAAGAGGCCCCGCTGGATCTGCAGGACTCGATCCTTCGCGCGGCAAATTCGCCTCTGATCCGGTTCGATCTGTCGGACGCTCCGATCGTGGATCACACCGGTCATTCGGACGGCGGCATCGTGGAAGCGCGCATACGCGCCCTGATGGATGACAGCTACAGCCGGGATATTCGCGTTGAATTGCACGAGGTCGAGGGCGAGTTGCGGCCTCTTCCCAATCTCTCGGACGAGATGACAGAAATGCATCTCGCGATGATGCGCGGAGAGTTGACAGCGGTTGAAATGAACCTGTCCATCGCCATCAAGGGAGCGCGTTGGCTGAATGTCGGAACGCGGTTCGAGCGACCGCCGATCCAATGGCCTTTCTATTCGATGCTGACCTTCGGGATTTCCGCCGGACTGCTTCTGGTGGCGATCTTCTGGTTTGTAATGACGCGCCTGACGCGTCCTTTGCGGCACCTGTCGAAGGCCGCGGACCATCTTGGCCGGGGCGAAGATGTGGGCGAATTGGCGGTCACAGGGCCGACCGAGGTCAGAGATCTGACCGTCGCATTCAACCGCATGCAACGACGGCTGACCCGGTTTGTCAGTGATCGTACACGTATGCTCGCAGCCCTTGGCCACGATTTACGCTCGCCGTTGACTGCCATGCGTGTCCGCGCGGAGCTGGTTGACGAAGAAGAGACGCGGGACAGCCTCATCGCATCGGTCGAAGAGATGCAGAGTATGGTCGAAGCGACGCTCACCTTTGCACGCGGCCTTACCGGATCCGAAGGTGCCGAAGTGGTCGATCTGCGCAATTTTCTGGACAGCTTGTGCAGCGATATGGCGGCACACTGCACCTTTGCCCCGAGTGATGATGTTGCCGTGCGGCTTCGACCCAACGCGTTCCGAAGGGCACTGAGGAACTTGCTTGAGAACGCCGTTCGCTACGGTGGTGCCGCAAAAGTCAGCTGGGCGACCCACGGTTCGAACCTCGTACTCAACATCGATGACAATGGGCCCGGCATTCCCGTCGACCAGTTGGAAAAGGTCTTCGATCCGTTCTATCGCCTCGAGCAATCGAGGTCTCTGGAAACGGGCGGTTATGGGCTTGGGCTCTCAATCGCGAGGACAATCGTCCAATCCCATGGCGGCGATATCCAGCTGGTCAATCAGAACAGCGCGGGTTTGCGCGCTGTTGTCACCATCCCGTTGGATGAAACCGAACTGATCGAAGGAGAAACAGATGAAACTGAACGCGTTGATCCTGCCGTTGCTGGCCAGCTTGCCCGCCAGCATGGCGCAGGCTGA
- a CDS encoding response regulator, whose translation MGPPPHILIVDDHAQIRESVARFLEKNGMRTTVARDAVEMDAKLATGHFDLLVLDVMMPGEDGLSVCRRLAPEGDLPIIMLTALGEETDRIVGLEIGADDYLAKPFNPRELLARIKSVLRRSNRDEPVAGSLAGRKVSFAHWILDTDRQVLIDESTTETPLTTSEFKLLAVLLERARMVLSRDQLLDLTAGRTAGPMDRTIDNQISRLRRKIEPDVLRPSVIKTVRNGGYCLAADVEDAP comes from the coding sequence ATGGGACCGCCACCTCATATCCTTATCGTGGACGACCACGCTCAGATACGCGAAAGCGTCGCGCGCTTCCTGGAGAAGAACGGAATGCGCACGACCGTCGCCAGGGATGCCGTGGAGATGGATGCCAAGCTGGCCACTGGTCACTTCGACCTCCTCGTGCTCGATGTCATGATGCCGGGCGAGGACGGTTTGTCGGTTTGCCGCAGACTTGCGCCAGAGGGTGATCTTCCGATCATCATGCTGACGGCGCTTGGTGAGGAAACGGATCGGATCGTGGGTCTGGAAATCGGTGCGGACGATTATCTCGCCAAGCCGTTCAATCCACGAGAACTGCTCGCCCGCATCAAGTCGGTTCTTCGGAGAAGCAACCGCGACGAACCTGTGGCCGGAAGCCTCGCTGGGAGGAAAGTCTCTTTTGCGCACTGGATACTGGATACCGACCGGCAGGTGCTGATTGACGAGTCCACCACCGAGACCCCATTGACGACCTCCGAGTTCAAATTGCTGGCGGTCCTGCTGGAACGCGCGAGGATGGTGCTCAGCCGTGACCAGTTGCTTGACCTGACCGCTGGTCGGACGGCAGGCCCGATGGATCGCACCATCGACAATCAGATCAGCCGTCTCCGCCGCAAAATCGAGCCGGATGTACTTAGGCCCAGTGTCATCAAAACGGTGCGGAACGGCGGATACTGTCTGGCTGCCGATGTCGAGGATGCGCCGTGA
- a CDS encoding rhodanese-like domain-containing protein has product MALDLNRRRFVLGAHMTVLTVAASPLLAQSRSVWSAENAFDALLSDTARIIDVRTHKEWQETGVGAGVWPISMHASGFPDRLFRAKELSGDRTVGLICATGGRSASLLRALRQAGYSGYADISEGMLGSGEGPGWIASNLPTVPVDVALNGLPPALA; this is encoded by the coding sequence ATGGCTCTTGATTTGAACCGGCGCCGTTTCGTTCTGGGTGCTCATATGACGGTGCTGACCGTCGCGGCGTCACCGCTGTTGGCGCAGAGCCGATCTGTCTGGTCGGCAGAGAATGCCTTTGACGCGCTTCTATCGGATACGGCGCGGATCATCGATGTCAGAACGCACAAAGAGTGGCAAGAAACCGGCGTAGGTGCTGGTGTATGGCCGATAAGCATGCACGCGTCCGGTTTTCCGGACCGATTGTTCAGGGCCAAGGAACTGAGCGGTGATCGCACTGTTGGACTGATCTGCGCCACTGGCGGACGCTCCGCATCGCTGCTTCGAGCGTTGAGACAAGCTGGTTATTCGGGCTACGCCGATATCTCGGAAGGGATGTTGGGATCAGGCGAAGGGCCTGGCTGGATCGCATCGAACTTGCCGACCGTTCCGGTGGATGTCGCCCTGAACGGGTTGCCCCCCGCGTTGGCCTGA
- a CDS encoding ion channel, which yields MTELMAMFVGICAAIVMGIVHHYALSGILKFSPQRSDGSGFRIILTFSALLLLHVLELVTLAVFNTMMVASVLPQSFSNSPPMFQDVLYVTGISFSTLGYSSIEVVGPFRLLLMLQSLLGFMLLTWSATFLYSACQQVWQKAKDD from the coding sequence ATGACCGAGTTGATGGCTATGTTTGTCGGAATATGCGCGGCGATCGTGATGGGAATTGTCCATCATTATGCGTTGTCGGGCATTCTGAAGTTTTCCCCGCAGCGGTCGGATGGCTCCGGCTTTCGGATCATCCTGACGTTTTCCGCGTTGCTGTTGCTGCACGTATTGGAACTTGTGACGCTCGCCGTGTTCAACACGATGATGGTGGCAAGCGTTCTGCCGCAATCGTTCAGCAACAGCCCGCCGATGTTTCAGGATGTTCTCTATGTTACGGGCATCTCGTTCTCGACCCTTGGCTATTCGTCCATAGAGGTGGTCGGGCCCTTTCGACTGTTGCTGATGCTGCAATCGCTTTTGGGCTTCATGTTGCTGACCTGGTCAGCGACGTTTCTTTACTCAGCCTGCCAGCAAGTCTGGCAGAAGGCGAAAGATGACTGA
- a CDS encoding DUF6010 family protein — translation MAQIFEKTGDHVSHHRHGEILKSPVWVGVLFVLLTMPAHLFLDEKSSIALASITLALIGGAYIGFGAADGRARVFWAELAVALLFGSAAFLGLIWHWAFLPLGLALHALWDMSHHNSYRLARIPNWYIPFCVAFDLLAATFFVLLYAVF, via the coding sequence ATGGCACAGATTTTCGAAAAGACAGGCGATCACGTATCGCACCATCGACACGGGGAAATCTTGAAATCTCCCGTATGGGTTGGTGTGTTGTTTGTCTTGCTCACAATGCCGGCTCACCTGTTTTTGGATGAAAAGAGCTCGATAGCTCTTGCTTCGATCACGCTTGCTTTGATTGGCGGTGCCTATATCGGCTTTGGCGCCGCGGACGGCAGAGCGCGCGTGTTCTGGGCAGAGCTCGCCGTCGCCCTTTTGTTCGGCTCGGCAGCCTTTTTGGGGCTGATATGGCATTGGGCTTTCCTTCCCTTGGGCTTGGCCCTGCACGCCCTTTGGGACATGTCACACCACAATTCTTATCGTCTCGCCCGGATTCCGAACTGGTATATTCCATTCTGCGTGGCCTTTGACCTTTTGGCAGCGACGTTCTTCGTTCTGCTCTATGCCGTGTTTTGA